From one Triticum urartu cultivar G1812 chromosome 3, Tu2.1, whole genome shotgun sequence genomic stretch:
- the LOC125546284 gene encoding diphosphomevalonate decarboxylase MVD1, peroxisomal-like → MAMEAQAQWVLTATGRSPTNIAVIKYWGKRDEALILPVNDSISVTLDPDHLSATTTVAASPAFPSDRMWLNGKEIALSGGRFQNCLREIRKRARDVEDEKKGIKIKKEDWEKLHVHIASYNNFPTAAGLASSAAGFACLVFTLGKLMNVNEDYGELSSIARQGSGSACRSIYGGFVKWCMGKNNDGSDSMAVQLVDESHWDDLVIIIAVVSSKQKETSSTSGMRDTVETSPLLQYRAQTVVPGRILKMEEAIKKHDFESFARLTCADSNQFHAVCLDTSPPIFYMNDTSHRIISLVEKWNHSEGTPQGLFGWQLQAALPKFWSLTTGWASVWIAANFLASRCDSALACGRVPGVCFLRQNRRFGRAGVG, encoded by the exons ATGGCGATGGAGGCGCAGGCGCAGTGGGTGCTGACGGCCACGGGGCGGTCGCCGACCAATATCGCGGTGATCAAGTACTGGGGGAAGCGGGACGAGGCGCTCATCCTCCCCGTCAACGACAGCATCAGCGTCACCCTCGACCCCGACCACCTctccgccaccaccaccgtcGCCGCCAGCCCCGCCTTCCCCTCCGACCGCATGTGGCTCAACGGCAAG GAGATTGCGTTGTCGGGCGGGAGGTTTCAGAACTGCCTGAGGGAGATCCGGAAGCGGGCTCGTGACGTCGAGGACGAGAAAAAGGGGATCAAGATCAAGAAAGAGGACTGGGAGAAGTTGCACGTCCACATAGCGTCGTACAACAACTTCCCGACCGCCGCCGGTTTAGCCTCTTCAGCTGCTGGCTTTGCTTGTCTTG TTTTCACCCTTGGAAAGCTAATGAATGTGAATGAAGATTATGGAGAACTTTCTTCAATAGCAAG GCAGGGGTCTGGAAGTGCATGCCGCAGTATATATGGTGGATTTGTGAAATGGTGTATGGGGAAA AATAATGATGGAAGTGACAGTATGGCAGTACAGCTTGTTGACGAGTCGCATTGGGATGATCTTGTTATAATCATAGCAGTG GTCAGTTCAAAGCAGAAGGAAACCAGTAGCACCAGTGGGATGCGGGACACTGTTGAAACAAGCCCCCTCTTGCAGTACAGGGCCCAG ACTGTAGTGCCAGGTCGCATATTGAAAATGGAAGAGGCCATCAAGAAACATGATTTTGAATCCTTTGCCAGGTTAACTTGTGCAGATAGCAACCAGTTTCATGCTGTATGTTTGGACACGAGTCCTCCCATCTTCTACATGAATGATACGTCACACAG GATAATTAGCCTTGTGGAGAAGTGGAACCACTCAGAAGGAACCCCACAG GGGCTGTTTGGATGGCAGCTCCAAGCTGCCCTTCCAAAATTTTGGTCGTTGACCACAGGTTGGGCCAGCGTTTGGATCGCAGCCAACTTTTTGGCCAGCCGTTGTGATTCCGCACTAGCGTGCGGGCGAGTTCCAGGCGTCTGTTTCCTTCGTCAAAACCGTCGTTTCGGTCGGGCTGGTGTGGGCTGA